The genomic interval GTGGCGGCTGCCGGCGCGGACGTAGATGGCGAGCAGGGCCGTGTGGAGGTGGGGCGTCTCGACGGTGACGACGCGCAGCCCGGAGGGCAGCACGTCCCGATACGGTGTGAAGCTCATGCGCGAGGAAGCCTTAACACGAAGGCCGTGCCCTGGCCGGGAATACTCTGGCAGGAGAGCGAGCCCCCGTGGGCCTGGAGAATCTGTTGACTCACCGCCAACCCCAGGCCGGTGCCACCCTCCTTGGTCGTGAAGAACGGCTCGAAGAGGTGCTGGCGCACCTCCTCCGTCATGCCCTGACCTGTGTCCTTCACCGTCACCTCCACGTCCTGCTCCATGGGGCGGGTGGAGATGGTGAGCTGGCCCCCGTGGGGCATCGCCTCGCGACTGTTGCGCAGCAGATTGAGGAAGACCTGGCGCAGCTGTCCCTCGTCCGCGAGCACGGGCGGAGTCTCCGGGGAGAACTCGCGCACCACCTCCACGCCCGCGCGCATCAGCTCCTCGCGGGAGAAGTCCAGCACGCCGTCCAGGACGGCCATCACGTCGCGAGGGTCCAGATCCGGACGCTGGGGGCGGGCCATGCGCAGGTAATGCTCGGTGACGTCCGCCAGCCGGTCCACCTCGTGGGTGACGGCGGACAGCAGGTCCTTCACCTCGTCGACCTCGCTGGGCTCCGGGAAGGTGGCGCGCTCCACCGCGTCGCCGAGCAGCTCCACGTTGAGTCCGATGGAGGACAGGGGATTGCGCACCTCGTGGACGATTTGCGCGGAGATGCGGCCCACGGCGGCGAGCTGCTCGGCGCGCATCAGCGCCTCCGCTTGGGCCTTGATCTGGGCCTCGCGCGCCTGGAGTGAGCGCGCCATCTGGTCGAACGCGCGCGCGAGCACCGCCACCTCGTCATGGCCCCGCACGCCGAGCTGCGCGCTGTAGTCGCCCTTGCCGATGCGGGACACACCCTCGATGAGCGTGCGCACCGGGCGCAGCGTCCGCGCGGACCACGCCGTGGCGCCCAGGCCCAGGAGGATGGCCGCGACGGAGAGGCTGATGATGGCCAGGCCCGTCTGCCGTTCGCGCTCCTCCGCGCCGTCCACGCGCTCGCGGATGCGGTTGGACAACGACAGGCGCAAGAGGCGCAGCTCGCGGCCGATGGCGTCCTCCATGGTCAGCACATCCGCCGTGGCGCGCTCCACCTGGGCCTTGTCCGGGGACTGCTTGCTGAAGGCGTCGAAGACGCTCTCCGCGGCGCGGCCGTATTCCCGGTAGCGCGTGTCCAGTTCCGCCAGCCGCGCCTCCAGCTCCCGGATGAAGGGCACCTCGCTGTCGGGGGCCATGGCGCGAAGCTGGGTCGCGCGCTCGCGCGTCGTGGCCAGCCGCTGGGATACGAACGTCGTCGGCACGTAGACGCGCGCCAGGCGGATGATGGCGCGGCGAATCTCCGCGCTGTCCTCCTCCAGCATGCGCGAGGTGTGCCGCTGCTGGTTGGCGTGATTCATCTCCATCTCCGCCGCGTCCTGGGAGAGCTGGAGATAGCCCTGGCTCACCAGCCGGATTTCCAGCCGGTTGCGGTGCAGCTCCGCGACGCTGAAGAGGGACACCAGGCCGAAGGTGACGAGCACCACCGCGTAGCCCAGGAAGATGCGGGTGGCCAGGGAGAGCTTCATGTGCGCGTGGGCCGGACAGGGACCCGGACGCCATCGCTACGCGCCCCGCCCCTGGGACGCAAGCAAAGCCGTCCTCCCGCCAACCCTCTCGTGTGGGCACTGGCCTTCCTGGCCCATGGACTCATGGAAGCAAAGGATAGCCCGGCGGCAAGCCCCAGGGGCGGGGGCATTTGCGCAAGCCAGTTGCAATCGCTCCCTGGGCCGTGGAGTAGGGCGGCGGGGGAGCTCTCCCGGTCGTCCGCCCTGGAGTCGCGCCATGTTCTCTTCGGTCCACCTCGTCCTCGGGGCTTTTCTGGCCCTGGTGTCCCTGTCGGCCAGTGCTCAATCCGGCCCGCCCGTGGCGCCGCCCGCCGGGCTCTCAGCTGGCGCGGATGCCGATGCGTCCAGGAGGCTTCTTGGCATCTGGGCCGCGGAACCCGTCTTCGGACCGTCTGTCCAGGGCGAGCTCACGGTGTTTCGCGAGGGGGCGCTCTGGCGCGCGAGCATCGGGGGCTTCGAGGTGCCGGGGCGCCTGGAGAAGAGCACGCTGACGGTGACGTTGCCGGGAGGGCAGGGGACGTTTCGCGGCAAGGTGGGGGCCGATGGAAAGCTCGTCCGGGGCTCGCTCCAGTTCACCCGGAGGGAGAGCAACCAGGCCGTGGGGCTCTACGCACGTGTGCCCATGCCCGGGCCCTACGTCTACCGGGCCCCTGTCGCGGAGCCGGATGGTTGGACGACGGCGTCGCTCAAGGATGTGGGCATGGACCCCGCGCCCATCTCCGCGCTGATGCAGCGACTGCTCGACCTCGACGCGGAAGAGGGGCCCACGGCGAAGCCACTCGTGCAGGGGGTTCTCGTCGCGCGCCGGGGAAAGCTCGTGGTGGAGGAGTCCTTCCACGGCTTTGACAAGGAGCGCCTGCATGACCTGCGCTCCGCCTCCAAGACGCTGGCGCCGGTGTTGGTCGGGACCGCCATCGAGCAGGGCGCGAAGCTCACGCCCTAGACGCCCGTCTACTCGATGTTCACCGCGTACAAGCCCGCCTCACCCATGGACCCGCGCAAGGCCGGGATGCGCTGAAGCTGGGGCAGCTCTACCTGTCGGGCGGCGTGTGGAACGGCCGGCGCGTGGTCAGCAAGGAGTGGGTCGAGCGCTCCACCGCGCGTCACGCCGACATGAGCCCGGGGCGCACGTATGGGTATGCGTGGTGGCGCCACGAGGTGAAGGTGGGCGAGCGCGTGTACGCGGAATACGAAGCGGGCGGCAACGGAGGCCAGTACGTCATGGTCATCCCGGAACTGGAGCTCACGGTGGTGTTCACCGGAGGCAACTACGGCCAGTTCAACGTCTGGAAGACGTTCCGGGAGGAATTGCTGCCGCGCTACATCCTCGCGGCCGTGCGGCCGTAGTCTCGCGGGGGGCAGTGCCCCGTGTCTTGGCTCGACGCCCGGATACAAACGTGGGTAGAAGGCCGAGCCATGGAGCCCGTCTCGAAGAAGAAAGTCTCGCTGGTGACCGAAATCTCGAAGGAGTTCACCTTCGAGGCCGCACATCGCCTTCCGAATGTCCCCCCCGGCCACAAGTGCTCGCGAGTCCACGGGCACAGCTACCGCATCGAAATCACCGTCCGGGGGCCGGTGGACCCGCACTTCGGCTGGATTGTCGACTTCGCGGAGCTCAACGCAGCCTGGCAGGCGCTGCACGCGCAGTTGGACCACCGGCTGCTCAACGAGGTGCCGGGCCTGGAGAACCCCACGA from Myxococcus stipitatus carries:
- the queD gene encoding 6-carboxytetrahydropterin synthase QueD — encoded protein: MEPVSKKKVSLVTEISKEFTFEAAHRLPNVPPGHKCSRVHGHSYRIEITVRGPVDPHFGWIVDFAELNAAWQALHAQLDHRLLNEVPGLENPTSELLAAWVYERLSFPNFPAARVVKLRVSETCTSQCTVYPAEG
- a CDS encoding sensor histidine kinase produces the protein MKLSLATRIFLGYAVVLVTFGLVSLFSVAELHRNRLEIRLVSQGYLQLSQDAAEMEMNHANQQRHTSRMLEEDSAEIRRAIIRLARVYVPTTFVSQRLATTRERATQLRAMAPDSEVPFIRELEARLAELDTRYREYGRAAESVFDAFSKQSPDKAQVERATADVLTMEDAIGRELRLLRLSLSNRIRERVDGAEERERQTGLAIISLSVAAILLGLGATAWSARTLRPVRTLIEGVSRIGKGDYSAQLGVRGHDEVAVLARAFDQMARSLQAREAQIKAQAEALMRAEQLAAVGRISAQIVHEVRNPLSSIGLNVELLGDAVERATFPEPSEVDEVKDLLSAVTHEVDRLADVTEHYLRMARPQRPDLDPRDVMAVLDGVLDFSREELMRAGVEVVREFSPETPPVLADEGQLRQVFLNLLRNSREAMPHGGQLTISTRPMEQDVEVTVKDTGQGMTEEVRQHLFEPFFTTKEGGTGLGLAVSQQILQAHGGSLSCQSIPGQGTAFVLRLPRA